Proteins co-encoded in one Seriola aureovittata isolate HTS-2021-v1 ecotype China chromosome 1, ASM2101889v1, whole genome shotgun sequence genomic window:
- the gpalpp1 gene encoding GPALPP motifs-containing protein 1 encodes MSSDKPVGPALPPMFRKESDEDSDNEEGFAGPALPPGYKRGEPPSSSDESEQEVSVKRAKTKHTPGDRPAEVEKSRKQEEEDDGFFGPALPPGFKKQQSSPERPPVLGPALPPGFRRAAYDNDDNNDGEDGEGFPGPALPPGYQPEPSSSEGEDEDTIGPMPAKGPIKDSVAQDFERRARKMKEKLTGDNTPEELTRETWMTELPPELQHIGLGARTFKKRSGPENKDRSIWTDTPADRERKARERLEGKKKGESEKDSVPHVSHKDLEMAEKVSKYNESKRAESLVSLHTKKMKEKAKEKADKPVERRPFDRDEDLQVNRFDEAQKQRLLKKSQELNTRFSHSKDKMFL; translated from the exons ATGTCGTCTGATAAACCAGTCGGACCTGCCTTGCCCCCGATGTTCAGAAAAGAGAGCGACGAAGACTCTGACAATGAAGAAGGAT TCGCTGGCCCGGCTCTGCCTCCGGGCTATAAACGGGGAGAACCGCCGAGCTCCTCAGATGAGAGTGAGCAGGAGGTGTCGGTCAAAAGAgccaagacaaaacacacacctggagaCAGACCTGCGGA GGTGGAGAAATCAaggaaacaagaagaagaagatgatggtTTCTTTGGACCAGCTCTCCCACCAGGATTTAAGAAACAACAGAGCTCACCAGAAAG GCCACCTGTGCTGGGACCAGCTTTACCTCCTGGGTTTCGCAGAGCAGCATacgataatgatgataataatgatggtgAAGATGGAGAGGGTTTCCCAGGGCCTGCCCTACCTCCAGGGTACCAGCCTGAGCCCTCCAGCAGtgaaggagaggatgaggatACAATTGGACCCATGCCAGCCAAGGGGCCTATAAAGGACTCTGTGGCTCAGGACTTTGAGCGCAGAGCACGAAAGATGAAAGAGAAGCTGACAGGAGAT AACACTCCTGAGGAGCTGACCAGAGAAACATGGATGACAGAGCTCCCACCAGAACTGCAGCACATTGGCTTAGGGGCTCGAACTTTCAAGAAGAGATCGGGTCCAGAGAACAAAGACCGCTCCATTTGGACAGACACACCAGCAGACAGGGAGCGCAAGGCCAGG GAACGCCTTGAGGGGAAGAAGAAGGGTGAGTCAGAGAAAGACAGTGTCCCTCATGTCTCCCACAAGGACTTGGAAATGGCAGAGAAAGTGTCTAAGTATAAT GAGTCTAAACGTGCGGAGTCTCTGGTTAGTTTGCACAcaaagaagatgaaggagaaagCAAAGGAAAAGGCTGACAAACCAGTGGAGAGGAGACCGTTTGATCGGGATGAAGATCTGCAGGTGAATCGCTTTGATGAAGCACAGAAGCAGCGGCTACTGAAGAAATCTCAGGAACTCAACACACGGTTCTCCCACAGCAAGGACAAAATGTTCCTCTAA
- the ercc3 gene encoding general transcription and DNA repair factor IIH helicase subunit XPB, which produces MGKRDKGDREKRPKKRFYEEEDDEEEVVGGESQEAIPAAAGKQVDESSTKLDEYGAKDYRVQMLLKNDHSSRPLWVAPDGHIFLEAFSPVYKYAQDFLVAIAEPVCRPNHIHEYKLTAYSLYAAVSVGLQTSDIVEYLQKLSKTSVPDGIVQFIKLCTVSYGKVKLVLKHNRYFVESAFPDVIQRLLQDNVIRECRLRTADGADTELITEVIHSKSAISKSGQEKGGTSTSQQPSEGQTSTQQVPEDIFSYYEQMDKEEEEEEETQTVSFEIRQEMIEELQKRCIQLEYPLLAEYDFRNDTVNPDINIDLKPTAVLRPYQEKSLRKMFGNGRARSGVIVLPCGAGKSLVGVTAACTVRKRCLVLGNSSVSVEQWKAQFKMWSTIDDSLICRFTSDAKDKPIGCSVAISTYSMLGHTTKRSWEAERVMEWMRSQEWGLIILDEVHTIPAKMFRRVLTIVQAHCKLGLTATLVREDDKIVDLNFLIGPKLFEANWMELQNNGYIAKVQCAEVWCPMSPEFYREYVAIKTKKRILLYTMNPNKFRACQFLIRFHERRNDKIIVFADNVFALKEYAIRLNKPYIYGPTSQGERMQILQNFKHNPKINTIFISKVGDTSFDLPEANVLIQISSHGGSRRQEAQRLGRVLRAKKGMVAEEYNAYFYSLVSQDTQEMAYSTKRQRFLVDQGYSFKVITKLAGMEEEDLMFSSRDDQQQLLQKVLAASDLDAEEEVVAGEVGTRPQFSRRAGTMSSMSGADDTVYMEYQSRSSRASALAKSVHPLFKRFRK; this is translated from the exons ATGGGTAAAAGGGATAAAGGAGACCGTG AGAAGAGGCCCAAAAAGCGTTTctatgaggaggaagatgatgaagaagaggtgGTGGGAGGCGAGTCTCAGGAGGCCatacctgctgctgcagggaaaCAAGTGGATGAGTCCAGTACAAAACTGGATGAGTATGGAGCCAAAGACTACCGTGTTCAGATGTTGTTAAAGAATGATCACTCTTCACGGCCCCTCTGGGTG GCTCCAGATGGACACATTTTTCTGGAAGCCTTCTCACCAGTGTATAAGTACGCCCAGGATTTCTTGGTGGCCATTGCAGAGCCAGTGTGCAGGCCTAACCACATCCATGAGTACAAGCTGACGGCTTACTCCCTGTATGCAGCTGTCAGTGTGGGGCTGCAGACCTCTGATATTGTGGAGTACCTGCAGAAACTCAGCAAGACATCTGTACCTGATGGAATTGTGCAGTTCATTAAG cTCTGCACAGTGAGCTATGGCAAAGTCAAGCTGGTGCTCAAGCACAATAG GTATTTTGTTGAGAGTGCCTTCCCTGATGTGATCCAGCGCCTTCTGCAGGACAACGTGATCCGTGAATGTCGTCTCCGTACTGCAGATGGAGCAGACACTGAGCTTATTACTGAAGTCATCCACAGCAAGTCAGCG atCTCCAAGTCTGGTCAGGAAAAGGGAGGCACTTCCACCTCACAGCAGCCCAGCGAGGGACAAACCTCAACCCAGCAGGTCCCCGAGGACATTTTCAGCTACTATGAGCAAATGgataaagaagaggaggaggaggaggagactcaGACTGTGTCCTTTGAGATTCGCCAG GAGATGATTGAAGAACTACAGAAGCGCTGTATTCAGCTGGAGTACCCCCTCCTAGCAGAGTACGACTTTCGCAATGATACTGTCAACCCAGACATCAACATAGACCTGAAGCCCACTGCTGTGTTGCGGCCCTACCAGGAAAAGAGTCTGCGCAAGATGTTTGGGAATGGACGCGCTCGTTCCGGGGTCATCGTGCTGCCCTGCG GAGCTGGCAAATCGCTGGTGGGCGTGACAGCGGCGTGCACGGTGCGTAAACGCTGCCTGGTGTTGGGTAACTCCTCTGTGTCAGTGGAGCAATGGAAGGCCCAATTCAAAATGTGGTCCACTATTGATGACTCTCTGATCTGCCGCTTCACCTCCGACGCCAAGGACAAACCCATCGGCTGCTCGGTGGCCATCAGCACCTATTCTATGCTGGGTCACACCACCAAGCGCTCCTGGGAGGCTGAGAGGGTCATGGAGTGGATGCGGAGCCAGGAGTGGGGACTCATTATCCTGGATGAGGTGCACACTATCCCTG CCAAGATGTTTCGTCGTGTTCTGACCATTGTCCAGGCTCACTGCAAACTGGGGCTCACTGCCACGCTGGTCAGGGAAGATGACAAGATTGTGGACCTCAACTTCCTAATTGGGCCTAAGCTGTTCGAGGCCAACTGGATGGAACTGCAGAACAATGGCTACATTGCCAAAGTCCAGTGCGCAGAG GTGTGGTGCCCGATGTCTCCCGAGTTTTACAGAGAATATGTGGCCATTAAGACGAAGAAGCGCATCCTTCTCTATACTATGAACCCCAATAAGTTCCGTGCTTGCCAGTTTCTCATTCGTTTTCATGAGCGGCGCAATGACAAGATCATTGTCTTTGCTGACAACGTGTTTGCCTTGAAGGAATACGCCATTCGCCTCAACAA GCCTTACATCTATGGTCCAACCTCTCAGGGGGAACGTATGCAGATTTTACAGAACTTTAAACACAACCCCAAGATCAACACCATTTTCATCTCCAAG GTTGGAGACACCTCATTTGACTTGCCAGAAGCCAATGTTTTGATCCAGATCTCTTCCCACGGTGGATCACGCAGACAGGAGGCCCAGAGGCTTGGGAGAGTCTTACGAGCCAAGAAAg GAATGGTAGCAGAGGAGTACAATGCGTACTTCTATTCACTGGTGTCCCAGGACACACAGGAGATGGCTTACTCCACCAAGAGGCAGAGGTTCCTGGTGGACCAAGGATACAGCTTTAAG GTCATCACAAAGTTGGCAGGTATGGAGGAAGAGGACTTAATGTTCTCCAGCAGAGATGATcaacagcagctgcttcagAAGGTCCTTGCTGCTTCAGACCTGGATGctgaggaggaagtggtggCAGGGGAGGTGGGCACACGACCACAG TTCTCAAGGCGAGCAGGCACCATGAGCTCCATGTCAGGTGCAGATGACACTGTCTACATGGAATATCAAAGCCGAAGCAGCAGAGCCTCTGCGTTGGCCAAGAGCGTTCATCCACTGTTCAAGCGCTTCAGAAAGTAG